CCTCAATCATGTCAAGTAAACATGTCACAATCGAAGAAAATTAAACTCGAAAAAGCATAAAACGTTTGTGGAGGTGGAAGAACACATCACcagaagacatttttttttttgtgatatccacacatcctattttatttctcacacatctttttaattttctgccgtccgatcggatgaattgaagaagatcaacggacataaattaacaaagggtgtgtgagaagtaaaatgaggtatgTGGATAGCatgtcctatttttttttttacaaaaacagTGACATCCTGTATTTTGGTTCTACATGACTCTATTCAATCTGATTCGCTGGGAAAAAAACATAGTCAGGCATCACTACCGACTATCCTCCCCTAAATATGTCACCTTGTGCAATGCATCACTTTGAATGAGTATCAAGATGGTTTAAAAAATCACACATTAAAAATGTCAAGGTGACATATTTAGGGTGAATCGGAAAAAATCACACGTTAGAAGTTTTTACTGTTTTAGACGTCTTTataaaaagggaactttaacgaaaaacatccggtactgttcactttaacgaaaaaccacatttttacactaaaaagtcaatcctggtactattcactttaccctttattttgtccttatcattaaaactcaaagttttcaagccctttccattagttttcctttataaaaAATGTATGGTGACTTAAATATCAATCCatcttaaattattttaaaggCAAAGTTTGATTTGTCAACGATTTGATGATTAAAAAggatttaattataaaaagtgCCAAAAACATGAAGACAGACGGAAAAGATGTACCCTTTTTAAAAGATGCTAATTGCAATGTTGGACTACAAGTTGGttttgaagtttgaagtttgaatcGAGATTTGGACATGTTTCGGCTTCCATACTTGCCTTGCGTTTACGTTTCCataatatattacaatattttacatttaAACAACTAGGCTATCGACATTTGTcgcaaaaaaatttacaaacaaaAGACCCAGAAACGAGAAACATAAACAAGCCAAAAAAGGGCCAACTAGACATACCAACAAGACCCCACTGCCAGAACAATGCATCTCGATGTGCACAAATCCACGCCCATCACCGAACATCGCCTCGCCAAACTCATCATCCAACCCTGAACAGCTCGCTGAACATTTAGTCTTGTAGATTCTCTTATATTTTAAGTTCCTACATGTAGTTTCAACAAATTTATTGATTGCAAGATGTGTTAGTTGGAATTAAGAGTCCAATAATTTGACTTGAATATTTCGATGATAAAGTTAGTATAGTGGAAGGATTTTGGTATAGGCAAAGTGAGGAGAAACTTAGAAACGTCTACTTCGAAGGGAGTTTGGCTATTTATAGAGAAGTAATGGAGTAGGcaaatttccaaatttcattGACCACCAAAGAATTTCTCCATACAGTTTGAGATGGCAGATCGTCGGATACTTGCGCAGTTGTATATTGCCAGTCTGAATGAGGCACCATGACATTGTGACAAGTGTTTATGAGATCTAATATGAATATGAAATCGTGAGATTTGGGAGGTATGAGCTTCTAACGATCTCTCTAAACAGGAATTAGTGTTTGGTGGTCAAGAGGTGAGGAAGGTCCGAGCCAACCTGAAGTGCGATACAAAGGTTTATGGTTGTGGATTATTGACGCAATCTTCGGGCATCAGGTCAACCTCGATGTCCCTGGTGGTATGACTATTTTTAGCTGACTTGGTAGAGGTTCTCTGAAGGGAGAGAGGATcctcggatcctctttgtgaggatctcgggGATCTTTCAATCAtatatgttcatcgtacattatgtGGTCAGTTTTTattaggtactgtttatatttaattttaaataaaataatttaaaataatttctgaccacacgatgtacgatgaacgaatgtgattgAATGATCCGGCGAGAATCCTCTGGCTCTGAAGGTATCTTTGTGGTCATACTATTCTTGCAACATACTTTATAGTTTATGCCACTTGAAAACTTGTTAGTAGTAAATCAGCTCAGAAATGTTTCTTTGCTACATATTCATGCTGAGTAGGATGCCCCGTTGGTCTAAAGCTAAGCTCAACCTCCTCACACAATCAATCATTTTTAAAAGTTTGTTTAGTTACAAGCTCATACTATTAGACTCGAGAATTGACAAATAAATGTATATATACCAACAGATGGCACAAATGTATGGCGATTGTATGCTTGATTATCGCGGAGATCCTatgctttcttttatgcaaatGAGTCTATTATTTTCCTAAAGGCCAATGTTGTCAATTGCCCTAACCCTATGAAAATTATGGAGTAAGAGTGGAAGTGTGCTCAATTACTGATAGACTTTTTAGCTAAAACGATCattgagattgacataactctttACTCTGGTCCCTAAGAGTTGGAActcgatagaagtggtccctgagtttgtccactGTCAATCATTTTAtgaaaatctccattaaataataataaaatgacaaaaatatcctgaatttttgtcaaaacattTTTGCCATTGCTTATtaaattgagagtatttttcttattttgatcATTATTTAACATTATTTTTTCACAGAATATCAAAAATGATTAACGGTGAACAGATATCACTTCTAACAAGGAGTTATGTCATCAGGACCGTTTTGGTTAAAAAACTAAACTACATCAGACCGGTGCTTTAGGAATATCGTTAGATCAAGACCGTTGAGATCTGACACGTGTTGTGATCATTTTCGCCAAACGGCAAACAAGCTAGAAGGTACAAATAATCCGGTTGTACTTGGGAAATATTAGGTTGGAACGGAGCGCGGGAAGCGAAGTGAAAGGGACGTTTTAATATTGGACCCTATGAGCCTAACGTCATCCACAAAAGTTAGAGGATTCTCTACTCTCTTATTCTTATTTCCTTTCATCATTTCTTTTTACACATTATTTTTTATCTcattcataaggattcgacgtgatcatggagtgccggctgtcgactacctgacgccctccccctcctcctttatccgggcttgggaccggcaatgtaagataaacttatctctataaaaaaattaatataagatattaACGTGATTTAATATAACTGTTCAAATAGGAGAGAATGTAAGGGTACAAGAGATTAGGAGAGTAGAGAATCATCCTCCAAGTCCAAGTCCAACAACTGCCTCGTAGACTAGTACCGGTATATTTTAGTCATCTTTGCtattttttcatgttttctattttttaggAACAAAGTAACAAAATATCTATCGTTAGAGTTTGTTTGAGATTGCTTTTAGAAGGAGTAAACAAAAGGCATTTCCAACTACgttttgcaaaaataaaaaaaaatgtttacgAGTTATACAAACGCTTTTTAGTAGGTATTTTTTCGGAACTACATTCAAATGCTTTTTCCAAAACAATACTGAATGCGTAAATATAATCGGTCAAGTTATACTTCTGATGACGTTGGATTTGGTAAAACTTGTGCTTCTAGCTTTAACAATTCTTTATGGAAAAGCACTTTCCAGTACctttcaacataaaaaattaaaaaatgttagTTAATTTGCAGTAACAATTTGAAGGCTTTGATTTGGTCAGTGAATGAGTGTCTGGCTTGGTATAGACAGAGAGATCATAGATATTATTCACGCGCGTCCAATGATTAAGCCAAAAGGGCGAAATGCTCTCTTGTCAATGGTGTCATTGCATACGACTACTCAAAATCTTAATCAATTATTAATTACGACAGAAACAGTGATTAGCATATTAGTTTAATGCTCAGTCCACGGTTTGCTTTGATCATCACTTGAGCACCAGCCTCCCTCTGCCGGCACAGCTGCTACCAGCCTACCAGTCTTCCAGCATAAGAAACACCACCAGCcggctctctctccctctccccccctctctctctctgtagtTTGCTTGAAGAAAAAGTGATCATTTTTCTAATGAGGATTTTCTGGAAAAGAATCACAAAATAATCACCAACTCCACTTCTGAGGCTACCTAACTTCCTCAATAAGGTAACCATTTTCCAGAATccaatcttcttttcttttcattggttcttccatttttttaagagaaacgactgaatttttttttctttctccttttagCAACAAGAAGATTGAGTTTCtctaatgatatatatatatagggtatatgtatgcatgtatgTATGTGACGTGCATGGCGTTGTTATAGATGTCTGAGTTATGATCTGGTCATACATTTGATGATTTTGTGATCAAATACAGGAACATAGTTATGAACATGTATGTTGGATGGTTTTACATGATTTCTTCGGGTTGATGTTTTCTTTTCTGATTAGGAAAACGATTTCTGCACTCCCTTTTCTTCTCCTACACTCGTCTCTTTTTTTCTAGCTGTAATCAAGGGACATAAACCAAGGGAGGGTGCAGAAGGAGAAAACGGAAGTGCATAAATCATTTCAATTCTAATGATTGCATGCGCTTCTTAAAAGCTGGTGAGGTCGAACTTTAGGTTTTGTTTCAGAGTCAGAAATGGTTGATCAGCTCTACTAGATTACTAGTGGACTTgtgtttgatttgtgttttgattttgttattgaagattcatttatttttttctcagCAGACTAACGGAACCCCGAATTGCAATGAGATGATGAGGTAAATAATTTGATGAGATAGTATCATCTCCAAGATCCAAATATGGCTAGAAACTATGGATTTGCAATGGGCCAACAGGACATTGTTAGGATCTTAACGACCACAGTTGATGGATTTATCAGGGATCAGCTGATCAACAAAGACCAAAGAGCCCAACACAGGGAACAATGTGCTGAGAGATTGGCAGCACAAGATGGAAGTTGTGACCGAGATACTGAGGTTCGATACTCTGATCAAGCAGTGCTGGCAAATCTGGACTGGGGTATTGAATCCCTCGAAGAAGCTATCGGAACTTCAAACATGGAAACTAAGCTTGCAAGACTTGATCATGCTGAAAAAATGTTGCAAGTTTGTGCAATGTTGAATTGTGACCAGAGAACTGCTGGAGTCCCCAATTATTATCTATCTGCTTGGGCACACCTCAACCTAGCATACCTTTCGAAATTGCGCAACAATATCCAACTAGCGGTTCTCCATGTGATTGAGATGTTTATAATTGACCCTTTCTTCTCAAGGATAGATTTTGCTCCCGAGCTATGGAAAAATCTGTTTCTTCCACACATGAGCTCAATTATAGGGTGGTATTCGGAGCAGAGGCACAGACTTGTGATGGAAGTAATCCCTGATTCTGCTGATCTGTCTTTTACAGCTGATCTTGATCATCTTTTTAACGAGTCAGTGGTCTATTCGATGAGGCCTGATCAGGGTGAGAAGTTGCAAAAGCTGGAGCAGCTTTATGGAGAATCGTTGGATGAGAACACGCGGCTTTACGCAAAGTACTTTAAGGATTGCATGAACACTGATTCAACAACCCCAAGTAAAAAGGTGGTTCCAATGCTGCCAATCGCAGAGGCACCAATGACTCCGTTGCATGAGGTCAGCCACTCAATTCCTGATTTCGTAAAGTTTGGTCCTATCTTGCCCAAGAGTGCCGGTTTTTCTCCCGTCCTCAAGTCTAAAGATAGCACAAGAGAAACAAGCAGGTGAGGAAATAGTTATTAGTCTGCGATGAATAAAAACGACGAGAATTTAGAATTTGAACACTTGATTTGTTTAGAACTCTAATAAGTGTGTACCATTTTGATGTTTCGTCAAAACAGAATGAATTTAACTTCTGCATCCTTACTGAAATTGGAGTCTGCTAGATGGGATCCTCAGGTAAACCCGAAAATTCATTTGCAATATTAGGAAGCAgcttttgtttttaaatgttaTGCTTTCTGAAATGCATGAATTTATCTGGTGCATTATTCCAGGAAGGCATCCCTGAGGAAAATGAAGACGAATCAGATTACGAGGCTATCGATGCTATTGTGGCtttggatgaaaaggaaagTGTGGAAAATGTACAGCCATCTGTAAGAAAGAGTCGAATACACACTCCTTCAATCTTTTCTCCTTTTCAATCGCCTAGAACTTCTCCAAAGATTTTATCTCCAAAGCCAGACAGTGTGCAGTCTAAAAACGAAGCCACTTCTGTATTGCGCTTATTTTCCACTCGCATGACGGATTCAGCTATTACAACCTCTTTGCCTGCATCTCCAGTCATTAGTAATGAGTTCAGCATCAGCTCAGCAGACTCCGATTGCGAAGTGATAGTAATGACACAAACCCTACACCTACTAATTAATCCAAGATCTTTACTTGTCAAGCATTTTTTGTATGTTCTATTTACTATACAAAGTTGAATTGCTGGATTTTAACTGAAAATGTGCGTTGTGTTTGGTTAGAAGACTCCGAAAAGTTGCAGGAAAACTTCCAGCCGGACAGAAAGTGATATTTCGGATCATGTGAATGGCCAAAAGTCGAAAGATAGGTAAAGTTTTCAGTTTAGATCTACTAAAAACATCCCctatttcggtttttttttatttaactttCTTCTAATTGTGCAGTCCACGTAACGAAAATGATGAAGGAAGCCACAGTTGCAGTTCAATCCCATATTCCGATAGACTGACACATAAATCAAGGCCGCCTAAGGATTTTGTTTGCCCTATCACTGGCCAGATTTTCGGTGATCCAGTTACCCTCGAAACAGGCCAGACATACGAAAGAAAAGCAATCCAAGAATGGCTCAAACGAGGAAACACGACATGCCCCATTACAAGGCAACCCATTGCGACTTCTACACTGCCAAAAACGAACTACGTTCTGAAAAGACTAATAACATCATGGAAAGAAGAGCATCCTGAACTTGCTCAAGAGTCTCCGTACTCTGAATCACCAAAAATATCATTCGACCCCTCCTCCGGGAAAGAAACTCATTCAGCAACAGCCACTTCACAGAGAACACCTAGTTTCCTAGGTCACAGCAATGCCGATGATTATACCAATATCATCCAACGGAACAAAAGATTCATGCGAGTAACGGTTGCTACATCACCAACAAGTGTGATATCTCAAGCTGCAGTCGAGACAATTATCAGCAGTTTGAAACCTCATGTTTCATGTCTATGCACTTCAGAAAACTTACAAGAATGTGAGGCAGCCGTGTTGTCAATAGCCAGACTATGGAAGGACTCAAAGGCTGATCCCGCAGTGCATTCTTACTTATCTGAACTGACAACTGTCAACGGATTCATCGAAATACTTTCAGCTTCCCTGAGCCGAGAGGTCCTCAGATCATCAATTTACATCCTCTCAGAGCTAATATTTTCAGAAGAAAGTGTTGGAGAAACTCTTACGAGTGTAGATTCTGACCTCGATTGCCTCGCTACTCTGCTAAAGAATGGACTAGCTGAGGCTGCTGTTCTTATTTACCAGTTGAGGCCTGCATTTGCTCAGCTTTCAGTACATGATCTCATACCCTCCCTTGTCCAGATAATTCTAAGCAAAACTGAGGAATTGGATGATCTTCAGTTGGTGATGGAGCCTAAAGATGCTGCATTGGCAATAATTGAGCAAATCTTGATGGGAGGAGACGAAAACAGCAGATCTATTAACGCGTTGAGTGTTATATCTGCAAACGGGATTCCTGGACTTGTAAGGTTTTTGGATAAAGCAGAAGGGACAAGATCGATTGTTTCAATATTATTATGTTGTATGCAAGCTGAAAAAAGTTGCAGGAACTTGATAGCAAATAGAATCGATCTGTCTCCTGTTCTTGAATTGTTTCATGCCGGAAATGATTGCGTGCGAGGCATATGTGTAGAATTTCTTTCGGAGCTGGTTCAGTTGAACAGGTACAGTTTTTCTTCACTTCTCTCTGAGTTGCACTGTACTTGTTGAAGAATGTAAAAGTCTCACATCGGAAACCTGACCAAATTAAATACAACTTTGACGGTAATTTACATTCTTCTGATGGGCAGGAGAACATTGAGCAATCAGATCCTGCACATGATTAAAGACGAAGGAGCATTCAGTACGATGCACACTTTTCTCGTATATCTCCAAATGGCGCCGATGGAGCAGCAACCTACAATcgcttctcttcttcttcagcTTGATCTTCTGGTTTCCTTTGTTCTTGACTTCAATTTTATTCATTAACTTGCAAGTCAAGCTTTCTGGTATACACTCACTAGGCGACCTAAACATAGTTTATGGTTCGATTTTCCAGGTTGAGCCGTGGAAGATGAGCATTTACAGGGAAGATGCAATTGAGGCATTAATTGAAGCGATGCGGCGGAAAGACTTCCCTAATTCTCAAATGATGGCTCT
Above is a window of Malus sylvestris chromosome 15, drMalSylv7.2, whole genome shotgun sequence DNA encoding:
- the LOC126601702 gene encoding putative E3 ubiquitin-protein ligase LIN-1 isoform X1; the protein is MARNYGFAMGQQDIVRILTTTVDGFIRDQLINKDQRAQHREQCAERLAAQDGSCDRDTEVRYSDQAVLANLDWGIESLEEAIGTSNMETKLARLDHAEKMLQVCAMLNCDQRTAGVPNYYLSAWAHLNLAYLSKLRNNIQLAVLHVIEMFIIDPFFSRIDFAPELWKNLFLPHMSSIIGWYSEQRHRLVMEVIPDSADLSFTADLDHLFNESVVYSMRPDQGEKLQKLEQLYGESLDENTRLYAKYFKDCMNTDSTTPSKKVVPMLPIAEAPMTPLHEVSHSIPDFVKFGPILPKSAGFSPVLKSKDSTRETSRMNLTSASLLKLESARWDPQEGIPEENEDESDYEAIDAIVALDEKESVENVQPSVRKSRIHTPSIFSPFQSPRTSPKILSPKPDSVQSKNEATSVLRLFSTRMTDSAITTSLPASPVISNEFSISSADSDCEVIKTPKSCRKTSSRTESDISDHVNGQKSKDSPRNENDEGSHSCSSIPYSDRLTHKSRPPKDFVCPITGQIFGDPVTLETGQTYERKAIQEWLKRGNTTCPITRQPIATSTLPKTNYVLKRLITSWKEEHPELAQESPYSESPKISFDPSSGKETHSATATSQRTPSFLGHSNADDYTNIIQRNKRFMRVTVATSPTSVISQAAVETIISSLKPHVSCLCTSENLQECEAAVLSIARLWKDSKADPAVHSYLSELTTVNGFIEILSASLSREVLRSSIYILSELIFSEESVGETLTSVDSDLDCLATLLKNGLAEAAVLIYQLRPAFAQLSVHDLIPSLVQIILSKTEELDDLQLVMEPKDAALAIIEQILMGGDENSRSINALSVISANGIPGLVRFLDKAEGTRSIVSILLCCMQAEKSCRNLIANRIDLSPVLELFHAGNDCVRGICVEFLSELVQLNRRTLSNQILHMIKDEGAFSTMHTFLVYLQMAPMEQQPTIASLLLQLDLLVEPWKMSIYREDAIEALIEAMRRKDFPNSQMMALDTLLSLTGRVTSSGDSNTEAWLLKTAGFDQPYNALMKAERLRKHDNDFMETMDEEEKAVTSWQKRVAFVLCNHEKGSIFKALEECLKSNSLEMAKSCLVIATWLTHMLSVLPDTGVKSGACKALLDEFMNVLQSSNNMEEKILATLALKSFVNDPAALEALRVYAKPIYKTLRKLKKYAFVANDIMKALMNLSSIDIAELWSCSEVLELESSTNGEVLSLLHLKSRILSSHSDGTIKVWEAGKKVPRLIQEVREHAKAVTCLYISPTGDKLYSGSLDKTIRIWAIKAEEIHFLQVHDVKDAVYELVANGKMACFVSQGTGVKVYEWSGVQKHINFNKYVKSLAIAGTSLYCGCSGYSIQEVDLGKYTSSTFYSGTRKLLGKQVIYSLHIHDGILYAGGSSVDASAGKMFSLPNKAVVGSFTTGLDIQRITINNDLIFTASKCGTIEVWLKERFTRIASFRMVTGGHAKITSLAADMDGGMLYAGSSDGRIQVWALD
- the LOC126601702 gene encoding putative E3 ubiquitin-protein ligase LIN-1 isoform X2 codes for the protein MARNYGFAMGQQDIVRILTTTVDGFIRDQLINKDQRAQHREQCAERLAAQDGSCDRDTEVRYSDQAVLANLDWGIESLEEAIGTSNMETKLARLDHAEKMLQVCAMLNCDQRTAGVPNYYLSAWAHLNLAYLSKLRNNIQLAVLHVIEMFIIDPFFSRIDFAPELWKNLFLPHMSSIIGWYSEQRHRLVMEVIPDSADLSFTADLDHLFNESVVYSMRPDQGEKLQKLEQLYGESLDENTRLYAKYFKDCMNTDSTTPSKKVVPMLPIAEAPMTPLHEVSHSIPDFVKFGPILPKSAGFSPVLKSKDSTRETSRMNLTSASLLKLESARWDPQEGIPEENEDESDYEAIDAIVALDEKESVENVQPSVRKSRIHTPSIFSPFQSPRTSPKILSPKPDSVQSKNEATSVLRLFSTRMTDSAITTSLPASPVISNEFSISSADSDCEVITPKSCRKTSSRTESDISDHVNGQKSKDSPRNENDEGSHSCSSIPYSDRLTHKSRPPKDFVCPITGQIFGDPVTLETGQTYERKAIQEWLKRGNTTCPITRQPIATSTLPKTNYVLKRLITSWKEEHPELAQESPYSESPKISFDPSSGKETHSATATSQRTPSFLGHSNADDYTNIIQRNKRFMRVTVATSPTSVISQAAVETIISSLKPHVSCLCTSENLQECEAAVLSIARLWKDSKADPAVHSYLSELTTVNGFIEILSASLSREVLRSSIYILSELIFSEESVGETLTSVDSDLDCLATLLKNGLAEAAVLIYQLRPAFAQLSVHDLIPSLVQIILSKTEELDDLQLVMEPKDAALAIIEQILMGGDENSRSINALSVISANGIPGLVRFLDKAEGTRSIVSILLCCMQAEKSCRNLIANRIDLSPVLELFHAGNDCVRGICVEFLSELVQLNRRTLSNQILHMIKDEGAFSTMHTFLVYLQMAPMEQQPTIASLLLQLDLLVEPWKMSIYREDAIEALIEAMRRKDFPNSQMMALDTLLSLTGRVTSSGDSNTEAWLLKTAGFDQPYNALMKAERLRKHDNDFMETMDEEEKAVTSWQKRVAFVLCNHEKGSIFKALEECLKSNSLEMAKSCLVIATWLTHMLSVLPDTGVKSGACKALLDEFMNVLQSSNNMEEKILATLALKSFVNDPAALEALRVYAKPIYKTLRKLKKYAFVANDIMKALMNLSSIDIAELWSCSEVLELESSTNGEVLSLLHLKSRILSSHSDGTIKVWEAGKKVPRLIQEVREHAKAVTCLYISPTGDKLYSGSLDKTIRIWAIKAEEIHFLQVHDVKDAVYELVANGKMACFVSQGTGVKVYEWSGVQKHINFNKYVKSLAIAGTSLYCGCSGYSIQEVDLGKYTSSTFYSGTRKLLGKQVIYSLHIHDGILYAGGSSVDASAGKMFSLPNKAVVGSFTTGLDIQRITINNDLIFTASKCGTIEVWLKERFTRIASFRMVTGGHAKITSLAADMDGGMLYAGSSDGRIQVWALD